One segment of Falco rusticolus isolate bFalRus1 chromosome 3, bFalRus1.pri, whole genome shotgun sequence DNA contains the following:
- the TRIB1 gene encoding tribbles homolog 1 → MSRPASLLPAARCRSAPAKRLQPLHDGPSEEAPAAKCPRLADCGPPDCLSAPGSPCSPASPAGGGAAGPSLIASYLLLPLAEREQVSRALSVSSGRELRCKVFPLKHYQDKIRPYIQLPSHRNITGVVEVILGDTKAYVFFEKDFGDMHSYVRSCKRLREEEAARLFKQIVSAVAHCHQSAIVLGDLKLRKFVFSNEERTQLRLESLEDTHIIKGEDDALSDKHGCPAYVSPEILNTTGTYSGKSADVWSLGVMLYTLLVGRYPFHDSDPSTLFSKIRRGQFCIPDHVSPKARCLIRSLLRREPSERLTAPEILLHPWFEAVLEPGYTDQETGTSDQIVPEYHGDSDDISSFFC, encoded by the exons ATGAGCCGCCCCGCGTCCCTCCTGCCGGCCGCCCGCTGCCGCAGCGCTCCGGCCAAGCGGCTCCAGCCTCTCCACGACGGCCCCTCCGAAGAAGCTCCGGCCGCCAAGTGCCCTCGCCTGGCTGACTGCGGACCCCCGGACTGCCTCAGCGCACCCGGGTCTCCTTGTTCCCCCGCTTCTCCCGCCGGCGGAGGGGCGGCGGGTCCCAGCCTGATCGCCTCCtacctgctgctgccgctggcCGAGCGGGAGCAGGTGTCCCGGGCGCTGAGCGTCAGCTCCGGACGGGAGCTGCGCTGCAAG GTGTTCCCCCTCAAACACTACCAGGACAAGATTCGGCCTTACATTCAGCTGCCGTCACACAGAAACATCACTGGGGTCGTTGAAGTCATCCTCGGGGACACCAAGGCCTATGTGTTCTTTGAAAAGGACTTTGGGGACATGCACTCCTACGTGAGGAGCTGCAAGAGGCtgagggaagaggaggctgcCCGGCTGTTCAAGCAGATCGTCTCTGCTGTAGCTCACTGCCACCAGTCGGCCATCGTACTTGGTGACCTCAAGCTCAGGAAATTTGTCTTCTCGAATGAAGAGAG GACTCAGCTGCGGCTGGAGAGCCTGGAAGATACACACATCATCAAAGGCGAAGACGATGCGCTCTCAGACAAGCACGGCTGCCCGGCGTATGTCAGCCCTGAGATCCTAAACACGACTGGAACTTACTCTGGAAAATCGGCTGACGTGTGGAGTTTGGGAGTGATGCTTTATACCTTGCTGGTGGGACGCTATCCCTTCCATGACTCGGATCCTAGCACCCTGTTTTCCAAAATCCGGCGTGGACAGTTCTGCATTCCTGACCACGTCTCCCCCAAAGCCCGATGCCTCATCCGCAGCCTCCTGCGGCGGGAGCCCTCTGAAAGACTCACTGCTCCGGAGATCTTGCTCCACCCTTGGTTCGAGGCGGTCTTGGAGCCTGGATATACAGACCAGGAGACGGGAACTTCGGATCAGATTGTTCCAGAATACCACGGAGACAGTGATGATATTAGTTCCTTCTTCTGTTAA